One uncultured Flavobacterium sp. DNA segment encodes these proteins:
- a CDS encoding two-component regulator propeller domain-containing protein produces MTFRNRNLTFLFFGICLWSLFFATSNSFAQSKPLSFNRLDVTNGLSNNSVLSINQDSTGYIWLGTKYGLNRFDGRTFKIFKKDPENKTSISSNDFIKQLVLSRDKKMWVVSNGLDLYHPEDNSFETVIPQSENLLKVLQDSKGNLWIGSLTQLKFRAANSKKNILIQISKGILQVSEFFEDNIHHIWVGTSAGLFELYFVRKKLVIKRHFTDQFNSGAAINQITSITQDQNLKYWIGTKKNGIYLFDKKSSQLLHFIKNNSDKNSLVNNNVRKILRHKNGSLWIGTQDGLSILNPYTYKFINYQHDPTQLNSLSQNSIHDIFQDKNGSVWMATYFGGVNVVYSVNTPFTVYQNTIAKNSISSNIISAIVEDRKQNLWIGTEAGGLNYFDRNSQQFITYKNSITNKNSLSSNLVKAIAIDKNQNLWIGTALGGLNFFDPKTSNFTAFKRGRDNSNNIASDNINCMVISKENKIFIGTDIGLNVYDIEKQKFSFFPSNTKNTAVERWITALFEDKKGAIWIGTPIGIHVCKASGLQFVNFRDSSNKSFNYYVNCFHQDTKGHIWVGSYHSGLALLNLKDNTFKIFNISDGLPSDNILGITEDKDTNLWISTDNGLVKYNRRLNTFRSFNIVDGLPDIQFNTDSFLNDSQGRMFFGTYNGLVSFLPNDIEKNTVVPNVVLSNLKLFNIPVRINDETGILNQDINVANTLTFNHDQNIFTIEFSALNFIKSNKNKYAYKLDGFEKNWNYVDIPTATYTNLPAGKYQFMIKAANNDGIWSKNLKKINIEVLPPLWKTWWAYLIYFITASVIVYYIIQFFNARAKLKQELYFEQLEAEHQQKSYQMKLDFFTNISHEIRTPLTLILGPIEKLEQLTTANTPANKYALSIKKNTERLYRLVNELLDFRKADSGNLRMYFFEENIVSSLKEIFDYFQTLAEAKNIQYTFKSSHPQILIYFDKDQMEKVFFNLLSNAFKFTQNQGKISLEIVLKKQQVKIAVTDNGKGIAIDNIDNIFNNFYQADQSMGTGIGLALSKNLVELHKGKIKVKSKSDKVNKTGKTTFTVTLPLGKKHLKEIDIVSASEIESSIYQEVDDYTSEGLIDNPEVIGNKNKEAHILIVEDNDEVRDFIKQSLENQYHVHVSENGLEGWKNAIQTLPDLIISDVMMPIMDGLELCRKLKTDVRTSHIPVIMLTAKSAPIHQIHGLQHGADAYVTKPFSDQILQLNIRNLLSLKRAMQKKYSEQLLKLPIITSTDASQDEKFLQKLYQIIESNIANTNLDLAFITSEIGMSKSVLYKKFSALTNFSLNEFIKTQRLKHAVEFFQKGETSIASVAIQVGFNDAKYFSREFKKMYGITPNDYIKNKGEDLS; encoded by the coding sequence ATGACTTTTAGAAATCGTAACCTCACGTTTCTGTTTTTTGGGATTTGCCTCTGGAGTTTATTTTTTGCAACTTCAAACAGCTTTGCCCAATCTAAGCCATTATCTTTTAATCGTCTTGATGTTACTAATGGTCTTTCAAATAATTCGGTTTTGTCTATCAATCAGGATTCGACCGGATATATCTGGCTGGGTACAAAATATGGTTTAAATCGTTTTGATGGCCGTACATTTAAAATCTTTAAAAAAGACCCTGAAAACAAAACCAGTATATCTTCAAACGATTTTATCAAACAACTGGTTTTAAGTAGAGATAAAAAAATGTGGGTGGTATCTAATGGATTAGATTTATACCATCCTGAAGATAATTCCTTTGAGACTGTTATTCCGCAAAGCGAAAACCTTTTAAAAGTATTGCAAGACAGTAAAGGCAATTTATGGATAGGTTCGTTAACGCAGCTAAAATTTAGAGCAGCAAACAGCAAAAAAAATATTCTTATCCAAATTTCAAAAGGAATCTTACAAGTTTCTGAATTTTTTGAAGACAATATACATCATATCTGGGTTGGGACATCTGCGGGATTATTCGAATTATATTTTGTGAGGAAAAAATTAGTCATAAAAAGACATTTTACTGACCAGTTTAACAGCGGTGCAGCTATAAATCAAATTACAAGTATAACACAAGATCAAAACTTAAAATACTGGATTGGTACCAAAAAAAATGGTATTTATCTTTTTGATAAAAAATCATCTCAGTTGTTGCATTTTATAAAAAACAACAGCGATAAAAATTCATTGGTAAACAACAATGTCCGTAAAATTTTACGCCATAAAAATGGATCACTCTGGATAGGAACTCAGGACGGATTATCTATTTTAAATCCTTATACCTATAAATTTATAAATTATCAGCACGACCCAACGCAACTCAACAGTTTAAGTCAAAACTCTATTCATGATATTTTTCAGGATAAAAATGGTTCTGTCTGGATGGCAACTTATTTTGGAGGAGTTAATGTAGTTTATTCTGTAAATACACCTTTTACTGTCTATCAGAATACGATCGCAAAAAATAGTATCAGCAGTAATATAATTAGTGCTATTGTTGAAGACCGCAAACAAAATTTATGGATTGGTACAGAAGCAGGAGGTTTAAATTATTTTGACAGAAACAGTCAGCAGTTTATTACCTATAAAAATAGTATTACCAATAAGAATAGCTTAAGTTCTAATTTAGTTAAAGCCATAGCTATAGACAAAAATCAAAATTTATGGATAGGTACAGCTTTGGGTGGTCTGAACTTTTTTGATCCAAAAACATCCAATTTTACTGCTTTTAAACGAGGCAGAGATAATAGTAATAATATTGCTTCAGATAATATTAACTGCATGGTTATCAGTAAAGAAAATAAAATATTTATTGGAACCGATATTGGTTTGAATGTGTATGATATTGAAAAGCAAAAATTTAGTTTTTTCCCCTCAAATACAAAAAATACAGCTGTAGAGAGATGGATCACTGCTTTATTTGAAGATAAAAAAGGCGCAATCTGGATAGGTACACCTATCGGAATCCATGTTTGTAAAGCTTCGGGACTTCAGTTTGTAAACTTCAGGGACAGCTCCAATAAATCATTCAATTATTACGTTAACTGTTTCCACCAAGATACTAAGGGACATATATGGGTAGGAAGTTACCATAGTGGTTTAGCGTTACTTAATTTAAAAGATAATACTTTTAAAATTTTCAATATTAGTGATGGTTTACCCAGCGATAATATATTGGGTATTACAGAGGATAAAGACACTAATTTATGGATCAGTACTGATAATGGTCTTGTAAAATACAACCGTAGATTAAATACTTTCAGAAGTTTTAATATTGTAGATGGATTACCAGATATTCAGTTTAATACCGATTCCTTTTTAAATGATAGCCAGGGAAGAATGTTTTTTGGGACCTACAATGGCTTAGTTAGTTTTTTACCTAATGATATAGAGAAAAATACAGTAGTGCCGAATGTCGTCCTGTCAAATCTTAAATTGTTTAATATACCTGTTAGAATTAATGATGAAACAGGAATTCTAAATCAAGATATTAATGTTGCCAATACCTTAACTTTTAATCATGATCAGAATATTTTTACCATCGAATTTTCTGCTTTAAACTTCATAAAATCAAATAAAAATAAATATGCATACAAGCTTGATGGTTTTGAAAAAAACTGGAATTATGTAGATATTCCAACAGCAACCTATACCAATTTGCCTGCAGGGAAATATCAATTTATGATCAAAGCGGCTAATAATGATGGTATTTGGAGCAAGAATTTAAAGAAAATTAATATAGAAGTGCTTCCACCGCTTTGGAAGACCTGGTGGGCTTATTTAATCTATTTTATAACAGCCTCTGTAATAGTGTACTATATTATTCAGTTTTTTAATGCCAGGGCAAAGCTTAAGCAAGAGCTTTATTTTGAGCAATTAGAAGCTGAGCATCAGCAAAAAAGCTATCAAATGAAGTTGGATTTTTTTACCAATATTTCGCATGAAATCAGGACGCCATTAACCTTGATTTTGGGGCCTATTGAAAAATTAGAACAATTAACTACAGCAAATACACCAGCAAATAAATATGCGCTCAGTATAAAAAAGAATACAGAACGGCTGTATCGATTGGTGAATGAATTATTAGATTTCAGGAAAGCAGATTCGGGGAATTTACGCATGTATTTCTTCGAAGAGAATATTGTGAGTTCTTTAAAAGAAATCTTTGATTATTTTCAAACGCTTGCTGAAGCAAAAAATATTCAATACACTTTTAAAAGCAGTCATCCTCAAATTTTGATTTATTTTGATAAGGATCAAATGGAAAAAGTGTTTTTTAACTTGCTTTCAAACGCTTTCAAGTTTACTCAAAATCAAGGTAAAATTTCTTTAGAAATTGTTTTAAAAAAGCAACAGGTAAAAATTGCGGTAACAGATAACGGAAAAGGAATTGCAATTGATAATATTGATAATATTTTCAATAACTTTTATCAGGCAGATCAAAGTATGGGTACAGGTATTGGCTTGGCACTTTCAAAAAATTTGGTAGAACTTCATAAGGGCAAAATAAAAGTAAAAAGTAAATCAGATAAAGTAAACAAAACAGGAAAAACTACTTTTACAGTAACATTGCCACTAGGGAAAAAACATTTAAAAGAGATTGATATTGTTTCTGCGTCAGAGATTGAAAGCTCAATTTATCAGGAAGTTGATGATTATACATCTGAGGGTTTAATTGACAATCCAGAAGTTATTGGTAATAAAAACAAAGAGGCACACATTTTAATTGTGGAAGATAACGATGAAGTTAGAGATTTTATCAAGCAATCTTTAGAAAATCAATACCACGTTCATGTAAGCGAAAATGGGCTAGAAGGCTGGAAAAATGCCATTCAGACTCTTCCTGATTTAATTATTAGCGATGTAATGATGCCTATAATGGATGGTTTGGAACTTTGCAGAAAATTAAAAACAGATGTCCGTACTTCTCATATACCTGTAATTATGCTGACGGCCAAGTCGGCTCCGATACATCAGATACATGGTTTGCAACATGGTGCCGATGCCTATGTTACAAAACCTTTTAGTGATCAGATTTTGCAATTGAATATTCGTAATCTCTTGTCTTTAAAAAGAGCAATGCAAAAAAAATACAGCGAACAATTATTAAAATTACCAATTATAACAAGTACAGATGCATCACAGGATGAAAAATTCTTGCAGAAACTGTATCAGATCATCGAAAGCAACATTGCCAATACTAATTTAGATCTCGCTTTTATTACTTCAGAAATTGGTATGAGTAAATCTGTTTTGTACAAAAAGTTTAGTGCTCTTACCAATTTCTCATTAAATGAGTTTATTAAAACACAACGATTAAAACATGCTGTAGAGTTTTTTCAAAAAGGGGAGACTTCTATTGCCTCAGTTGCTATACAAGTTGGTTTTAACGATGCCAAATACTTTAGTCGCGAATTCAAAAAAATGTATGGTATTACTCCTAATGACTATATTAAAAATAAAGGGGAGGATTTGAGTTAA
- a CDS encoding TonB-dependent receptor: protein MKKLNLKYQPFNKALIHLFVGMFVLMTPVFTQAQSKIISGIVQDEKKDPLPGVTILVKGTKEAAVTDYSGQYKIKADSKDQLTFSYMGFETTTVTVGNKTSLNVVLKSTTSNLDEIVVIGYGSVKRKDLTGSVSSVSMSDFRKSPVRSFDEALAGRVAGVQVTSSDGRPGSGTNIVIRGNNSVTQANSPLYVIDGFLIEDPNNNIINPNDIESIEVLKDASATAIYGSRGANGVIVIQTKKGKEGKPVFAFSSSIGIQQVANKMDVMNTYEFVKYQLENNPNLTSAQGQTKTPTEIYLTGPGKTLEDYRNVASTDWQDLVTRTALFQNNNISVSGGTKKIKYSLSGSHTDQDGILLNSNYLRYQGRANVDYKITNKLKIGVNSNYSYLKQTGLDPTQTTSGGSGTSNLMTSVWGSRPYTPNVNNPEDVFMDPNIDSANDYRVNPVLNLENTYNVTTTKNIAVNGYLEYLFTKDLKFRTTYGFIENHSDKDEFYNTKTAYGRPGNPNGVNGKMMQNNYNNWLNENTLTWEKQLGAKSKFTALGGFTAQKQRTWSNGRAVNQLLNEDLMFDGFDQGTQLRIDPSESVWTMSSFLGRVNYNYDSKYMITASFRADGSSKFPSKNHWGYFPSGAVSWKFNEEKFLKNFKKLSEGKIRLSYGQTGNNRVGDFDYLTTYYNPASPLFGTYTFDRNYVIGVAATKLGNPDLKWETTEQIDAGIDLGFFNQRITFTADVYQKTTKDLLLKAQLPLSTGFTSAYKNVGSVRNRGLELSLVTKNIVTDNFTWTSSFNISFNKNELLALAEGQDKLETIIPWDFNWSTVSTYVAKKGESLGDMYGFEYSGTYKYDDFNTSVNGSGATVYALKPEIATNGNTRANIQPGDVKYKDQNGDGVINKNDYTKIGNGLPVHTGGFSNNFTYKNFDLNIFFQWSYGNNILNANRILFDGNQKGQEGLNQFASYQDRWSASNPNSDVFRTKGLVGSAVGYSSFYVEDGSYLRLKSAAIGYNFDQKFVKKMHLKSLRFALSAQNIFTWTKYSGTDPEVNTYNSALTPGFDFSAYPRARTVFFATNITF, encoded by the coding sequence ATGAAAAAACTGAATTTGAAATACCAGCCTTTTAATAAAGCGCTTATACATTTATTTGTTGGTATGTTCGTACTAATGACTCCGGTTTTTACTCAGGCACAAAGCAAAATAATATCTGGTATTGTACAGGATGAAAAAAAAGATCCCCTTCCTGGTGTTACAATCCTTGTAAAAGGAACAAAGGAAGCTGCTGTAACGGATTATAGCGGTCAATATAAAATCAAAGCCGATTCAAAAGATCAATTAACTTTTTCCTATATGGGTTTTGAAACGACTACAGTTACAGTGGGAAACAAAACCTCATTAAATGTTGTTTTAAAGTCTACAACCAGTAATCTGGATGAGATTGTTGTGATTGGATACGGATCTGTAAAAAGAAAAGATTTAACAGGATCTGTTTCAAGTGTATCTATGTCTGATTTTAGAAAATCTCCTGTTCGTTCTTTTGACGAAGCTTTAGCAGGCCGTGTTGCCGGAGTTCAGGTAACTTCATCAGATGGTAGACCCGGTTCTGGTACTAATATCGTAATTAGAGGAAACAACTCTGTTACACAAGCAAATAGCCCATTGTATGTGATTGATGGTTTTTTAATTGAAGATCCAAATAATAATATAATCAATCCAAATGATATAGAGTCTATTGAGGTTTTAAAAGATGCATCTGCAACAGCTATTTATGGTTCCAGAGGAGCAAATGGTGTTATTGTTATTCAAACCAAAAAAGGCAAAGAAGGAAAACCTGTTTTTGCATTTTCAAGCTCAATTGGTATTCAGCAAGTTGCTAACAAAATGGATGTGATGAACACGTATGAATTCGTAAAGTATCAATTAGAAAACAATCCTAATCTTACCAGCGCGCAAGGACAAACAAAAACTCCAACAGAAATTTATCTTACCGGTCCCGGAAAAACACTTGAAGATTATAGAAATGTAGCAAGCACAGATTGGCAGGATTTGGTTACCCGCACTGCTTTGTTTCAAAATAATAACATTTCTGTTTCCGGAGGAACTAAAAAAATAAAATATTCATTGTCAGGATCGCATACTGACCAAGATGGTATATTATTAAATTCAAACTACTTAAGATACCAGGGGCGTGCAAATGTTGATTATAAAATAACTAATAAGTTAAAAATCGGAGTTAATTCAAATTATAGCTATTTGAAACAAACAGGGCTTGATCCTACCCAAACAACTTCTGGTGGCAGCGGTACCAGTAATCTTATGACTTCTGTTTGGGGATCTCGCCCATACACCCCTAATGTGAATAATCCGGAGGATGTTTTTATGGATCCGAATATTGATTCAGCAAATGATTACCGAGTAAATCCTGTTTTAAATCTTGAGAATACATATAATGTAACCACTACTAAAAATATTGCTGTTAATGGATATCTTGAATATCTGTTCACCAAAGATTTAAAATTTAGAACTACTTATGGTTTTATTGAAAATCATTCTGATAAAGATGAGTTCTATAACACCAAAACAGCTTACGGACGTCCCGGGAATCCAAATGGGGTAAACGGAAAAATGATGCAAAACAATTACAACAATTGGCTAAATGAAAATACCCTGACCTGGGAAAAACAACTGGGAGCAAAATCAAAATTTACCGCTTTAGGAGGATTTACTGCTCAAAAACAAAGAACCTGGTCTAATGGTAGAGCTGTAAATCAGTTGCTAAATGAAGACTTAATGTTTGACGGGTTTGATCAGGGGACTCAATTAAGAATAGATCCAAGTGAATCAGTTTGGACAATGAGTTCTTTTTTAGGCAGAGTAAACTATAATTATGATTCCAAGTATATGATTACTGCTTCTTTCAGAGCAGATGGATCTTCTAAATTTCCTTCTAAAAACCATTGGGGATATTTCCCGTCGGGGGCAGTTTCCTGGAAATTTAATGAAGAAAAATTCCTGAAAAATTTTAAAAAATTATCTGAGGGTAAAATACGATTGAGTTATGGACAAACCGGTAACAACCGCGTAGGAGATTTTGATTACCTTACCACTTACTACAATCCTGCAAGTCCTTTATTTGGTACCTATACTTTTGACAGGAATTATGTTATTGGAGTTGCTGCTACAAAACTTGGAAACCCTGACCTGAAATGGGAAACTACAGAGCAGATTGATGCAGGTATTGATTTAGGTTTCTTTAATCAAAGAATCACTTTCACTGCAGATGTTTATCAAAAAACAACTAAAGATTTATTACTTAAAGCACAACTTCCCTTATCTACAGGATTCACTTCAGCATATAAAAACGTTGGTAGTGTACGAAATAGAGGTTTGGAATTAAGCTTAGTAACTAAAAATATTGTTACTGATAATTTTACATGGACCAGCAGTTTTAATATCTCTTTCAATAAAAATGAGCTGTTAGCCTTAGCCGAAGGACAAGACAAACTAGAAACTATTATCCCTTGGGATTTTAACTGGAGTACCGTAAGTACCTATGTTGCAAAAAAAGGAGAATCTTTAGGTGATATGTATGGTTTTGAATATTCAGGAACCTATAAATATGATGATTTTAATACTTCAGTTAATGGTAGTGGTGCAACAGTTTATGCTTTAAAACCAGAAATTGCCACTAACGGGAATACAAGAGCAAATATTCAGCCAGGTGATGTTAAATATAAAGATCAAAATGGTGATGGTGTTATAAATAAAAACGACTATACTAAAATTGGGAATGGTTTGCCGGTTCATACTGGTGGATTTAGCAATAATTTCACTTACAAAAATTTTGATTTAAACATCTTTTTCCAATGGTCATATGGTAACAATATTTTAAATGCAAATCGCATTCTATTTGACGGAAATCAAAAAGGACAGGAAGGTTTAAACCAATTTGCAAGCTATCAAGATCGTTGGTCTGCATCAAATCCAAATTCTGATGTTTTCAGAACAAAAGGGTTAGTTGGATCTGCCGTTGGATATTCCTCTTTTTACGTTGAAGATGGCTCTTATTTGAGATTAAAATCAGCTGCAATAGGCTATAATTTCGATCAAAAGTTTGTTAAAAAAATGCACCTTAAATCGTTAAGATTTGCACTGTCAGCACAGAATATATTCACTTGGACAAAATATTCCGGTACAGACCCAGAGGTAAACACTTACAACTCTGCACTAACACCAGGATTCGATTTCTCTGCTTACCCACGTGCTCGTACTGTATTCTTTGCTACAAACATTACATTTTAA
- a CDS encoding MBL fold metallo-hydrolase yields the protein MKITRLSWAGLMIESPTTTLYIDPLQNVANMEPFLGTPKFPIFPVPVSKTGKAHALITHIHQDHFDKPFLKELLSNNGELWGPEPVYLEALKINIGAKIAKLRETFTIGDFTITAVPAVDWIGDDQISYVISDGKNTIFHGGDTNWHGYWWQVAKKYGPFDATFLPVNGVVGAVPQVTPAIEMFGTMTPAQAVSATRILGSKQLIPMHYAQFFNPPLYKQFPDIENALDDSGKDQEIIIRRLKDGEILEL from the coding sequence ATGAAAATTACAAGACTATCCTGGGCCGGCTTAATGATAGAGAGCCCTACAACAACATTGTATATTGATCCTTTGCAAAATGTTGCTAATATGGAGCCGTTTTTAGGAACACCAAAATTCCCTATATTTCCTGTTCCTGTATCTAAAACAGGAAAAGCGCATGCTCTGATTACACACATTCATCAGGATCATTTTGATAAACCCTTTTTAAAGGAACTTTTATCAAACAATGGAGAACTTTGGGGACCTGAACCTGTTTATCTGGAAGCTTTAAAAATTAATATTGGAGCAAAAATCGCCAAATTGCGTGAAACTTTTACCATAGGCGATTTTACAATTACGGCCGTTCCTGCTGTAGACTGGATTGGTGATGATCAGATTTCCTATGTAATCAGTGATGGTAAAAACACAATTTTTCATGGTGGTGATACCAACTGGCACGGCTACTGGTGGCAGGTTGCTAAAAAATATGGACCATTTGATGCTACATTTTTACCGGTAAACGGAGTAGTAGGAGCAGTTCCGCAAGTCACTCCGGCAATTGAAATGTTCGGAACAATGACTCCGGCGCAGGCCGTAAGTGCGACACGCATTTTGGGGTCAAAACAATTAATTCCAATGCATTATGCCCAGTTTTTTAATCCGCCATTATATAAGCAGTTTCCTGATATTGAAAATGCTTTGGATGATTCAGGTAAGGATCAGGAAATCATTATTCGTCGTTTAAAAGACGGAGAAATTTTAGAATTATAA